From the Deinococcus gobiensis I-0 genome, the window TTGAGGAGGGTGACCGCCTGGCCGCCGAGGGACCCAGCGAGCGCATCCTGGCGGGCCGCACGCACCTGGGCATGGTGAGCCGCAGCGAGCAGAAGTTGCAGGAGGAGCGCCCGGACGAGGCCCGGCCCGGAGACGCCCGGCTGTTCGAGGTGGTCGTGCTGCCCGGCTCGCCGCTGCTGGGGCGCACGCTGCGCGAGTCGCGTTTTCGCGAACGCTACGGGTGCAGCGTGCTGGCCCTGCACCGCCGCTCACGCACTGAGGCCCACCTGGGCCGGGTGCGCGTGCAGGTGGGCGACGTGCTGCTGTTGCAGGGACCGGCCGAGCGTGTGGCGGCCCTGGGCGAGTCGCTGGCCGTGCTGGGCGACCTGACCGAGCAGCAGCGCGACCTGCGCCGCGCGCCCATGGCCCTGCTGCTGTTCCTGGGCGCGGTGGTGGCGGGCGCGGCCGGGCTGCTGCCACTGGGGGTTGCGGTGGTGGTGGCCGTCGCCCTCGCGCTGGCCCTGCGCCTGATCTCGCCCGAGGAGGCCTACCGCAGCGTCGAGTGGCCGGTGATCGTGCTGGTGGCCTGCATGCTGGCCTTCGGGGGCGCGTTCGAGGACACGGGCGCGGCGAAGCTCCTCACCGGGGCGCTCTCGGGCGTGCTGGCCCCGCTGGGCCCCTACGGGTTGCTGGGGGGGCTGTTCGCGGTGACGGTGGCCCTGACCCAGCCCATGAGCAACCAGGCCGCCGCCCTGGTCATGCTGCCGCTCGCCATCGGCACCGCGCAGGCGCTGGGCTACGACCCCCGGCCCTTCGTGGTGGGCATCACCATCGCGGCCAGCAACTCCTTCATCACGCCGCTGGAGCCGTCGTGCATGCTCGTGTACGGCCCGGGCCGCTACACCTTCCTCGATTTCGTGCGGGTGGGGCTGGGCCTGACCCTCCTGACCTTCGTGGTGTCCATGCTGGTGATTCCGCTGGTGTGGCCCTTTCAGGCGCCGTGAGGCCCTGATGCCCCCGGACCCCCGCCCCACCCTCGGCGGCTGGCTGCGCGCCCTGCTGCCGCGCCCCTGCCCCGGCTGCGGCGCGCAGCTCGGGGCGGCGGCGGGGCTGTGCGGGGTGTGCCGTGCCGCGCTGCGCGTGCGGGCCGAGAGCCACTCGCCCCTAAGCACTCGCGTGACTCCGCACCTGCTGAGTTGCGGACCGTACCAGGGCGTGGCCCGGCGCAGCGTACGCGCCCTGAAATACGGCGGCGCGCGCGAGGTGGCCGCGCCGCTGGGCGAGTTGCTGGCCGCCGCCGTGCCCCCCGACTGGCAGGTGGCGGCGGTGGTGCCGGTGCCGCTGCACCCGGCGCGGCAGCGCGAGCGCGGCTACAACCAGGCCGAGCTGCTGGCACGGGCCACCGCGCGCGGCCTGGGCGTGCCGTGCGTCTGCGCGCTGGAGCGTACCCGCGCCACTGCCCAGCAGGCCCGGCAACACGCGGCGGCCCGGCAGGCCAACCTCGCCGGGGCCTTCCGGGTGTGCGCACCCCTGCCGCCCGGCACGGTGCTGCTGGTGGACGATGTGGCGACCACCGGCAGCACCCTGCTGGCCTGCCGCGACGCGCTGCTGGCCGCCGGGCCGCGCGAGCTGCGTTACGCGGTGGTGGCGCGCTGAACCCGCGTCCGGGCAGGACAGTGGGGGGCAGTTCAGGCGGCCCTTAACTCCGGGGCGCAGACCTGTAGGGTGCTGAGGACCGCTGACCGGTGCCCCAGCCGGAGGAGAAGCGCATGCTCGGACTGATCGAACCCGGCCACCTGATACTCATCCTGCTCGCCGCGCTGGTGGTGTTCGGCCCCCGCCGCCTGCCCGAACTGGGCAAGAGCCTGGGCGGCGCGATCCGCAGTTTCCGCCAGGGAACACATGGCCTGGCCGAGGATTTCGCAGAGGCCACGCGTACCCCCGCCCCCGAGGCCGTCCGCGCCGAAGCGGTGCCGGTCCAGACGCTGGTGGCGGCCGCCGCGCCCAGCACGCCGGTGCGCGCCCCGGAGGCCGAGTAGGCTGCCGCCCGCCGCGCTACTGCGCCGTCTGGGGCAGGCGCTCGCCGGCCCGCACGGCCACGTCCAGCCGGTTCTCGGCGGGGGGCAGCGGGCAGGTCCAGCCGTCGCCGTAGGCGCAGTAGGGGTGATAGGCGAGGTTGAAGTCGAGCTGTACCAGCGCCTCGCCGCCGGAGCCACGGGACACCGGCGCGTCGAGATAACGGCCCGCGCCGTAGGTTTCGGGGCCGCTGGTGGCGTCGCGGAAGGGAATGAATACGCGCGCCGGGGCCGCCTCACCCAGCGGCCCGAACACGCTGAGCGGCCGCTCGCCATCGGGCAGCGGCACCCGCACCCGCCCGATGAGCGCCATCTGGCGGGGCTGTCCGGTATTGGTGTCCAGCGTGAATTCGCCCGCGTCGTGCATGCCGGGGGCTTCCAGCGGGGCGCTCAGCGCCCAGGCCTCGTCGGGGGCGTAGTAACTCAGGCCCCGGAAGGTCCGCAGCGCCTCGCCCTGCACCGGCCCGCGCCCGGACGCGAAATGCTCGTCCTTGCGCCGCCGGAATT encodes:
- a CDS encoding SLC13 family permease, producing MTPALLLLILFVAALVLFATEWLPVDVTALCLLGALLLLGLLTPAEAFAGFGSDTVLTLASLFILTQVLLRAGVIEWIGAALTRRVRSAPRLLRAMLGTVAGISAFTSNTATTAVFLPVVSGVSRRAGLPASRVLMPLAFASILGGTVTVIGTSTNLVVSGALPASGLRPLEFFELAWVGVPVAVAGLLYLFFVAPRLLPARDAAIEDTLRPYLADLTVAPGSPLIGQTLRGSNLGRDHGLTVVSVGRAGQMIYAPGADFRLEEGDRLAAEGPSERILAGRTHLGMVSRSEQKLQEERPDEARPGDARLFEVVVLPGSPLLGRTLRESRFRERYGCSVLALHRRSRTEAHLGRVRVQVGDVLLLQGPAERVAALGESLAVLGDLTEQQRDLRRAPMALLLFLGAVVAGAAGLLPLGVAVVVAVALALALRLISPEEAYRSVEWPVIVLVACMLAFGGAFEDTGAAKLLTGALSGVLAPLGPYGLLGGLFAVTVALTQPMSNQAAALVMLPLAIGTAQALGYDPRPFVVGITIAASNSFITPLEPSCMLVYGPGRYTFLDFVRVGLGLTLLTFVVSMLVIPLVWPFQAP
- a CDS encoding ComF family protein; its protein translation is MPPDPRPTLGGWLRALLPRPCPGCGAQLGAAAGLCGVCRAALRVRAESHSPLSTRVTPHLLSCGPYQGVARRSVRALKYGGAREVAAPLGELLAAAVPPDWQVAAVVPVPLHPARQRERGYNQAELLARATARGLGVPCVCALERTRATAQQARQHAAARQANLAGAFRVCAPLPPGTVLLVDDVATTGSTLLACRDALLAAGPRELRYAVVAR
- the tatA gene encoding twin-arginine translocase TatA/TatE family subunit gives rise to the protein MLGLIEPGHLILILLAALVVFGPRRLPELGKSLGGAIRSFRQGTHGLAEDFAEATRTPAPEAVRAEAVPVQTLVAAAAPSTPVRAPEAE
- a CDS encoding DUF1684 domain-containing protein, which codes for MSVPETGDLYAGAITEFRRRKDEHFASGRGPVQGEALRTFRGLSYYAPDEAWALSAPLEAPGMHDAGEFTLDTNTGQPRQMALIGRVRVPLPDGERPLSVFGPLGEAAPARVFIPFRDATSGPETYGAGRYLDAPVSRGSGGEALVQLDFNLAYHPYCAYGDGWTCPLPPAENRLDVAVRAGERLPQTAQ